The window ATGGCTGACGACAAGGGTAGGATAGGAGCGATCGCTGTAGTCTTGGCCGGGTTGCAGGGGAAAGATTGTCCCTGACTGCAAGGGCACCCAGACAGCTCCAGCCGCTTGCACAATTGCCCACACGGCTGCAATATCCCATATTTTGGGGGTAGCTTCCACACCAGCAAGGACTGAACCAGCAGCGATCGTCAGCAGGTTATAGGTAGCAACTCCTAACATGCGAACCTTACAAGGGACAGGCTGTTGTAATACAGATATACTGCGGGCACAGAGGTTAAAGAACTGGTTAGCTCCTGGTGCTGCTTGGCTAGCACGAATCGGGTGAGTTGTTTCCTGTTTGGTTCGATAAGCTCCCTGAGGCATTTCTAACCCAGAGTTACCCGTCCACCAGCCATGGAATGACTCTGCCAGCGGCGGCAGGTGTACATAGCCAAACACTGGCGTGCCCCGATAGAGCAACCCTAGTGAGATGCCCCATAACGGTAGCCCTCGTGCAAAGTTAGTGGTGCCATCCAGTGGATCAATGACCCAGCACCAGTCAGCCTCAGGAAACCGATGCTCGACTTCTTCACTCAGCACGCCATGATCGGGAAAGACTCGTTTGATGGCCTGCCGCAACTCTTCATCGGCCCAGCGATCGGACTGGGTTACAAGGCTGCCATCGGCTTTTTCGTCAGCTATCGCTTGTCCAAAATCAGCAAGAAGACGTGTTCCTACTCGATCAGTAGTAACCTGAGCTAGTTCCAAAACGGTTTGCCAAAATGCTGCCCTATCCATACTCTACGCCGCTAGCAACCACACCTGTGATCCTACCTAGCCATAGTGAACTTTGCCAGGTTGTCCCGTGAGTGGGCAGGGCATGACAGTAGCTCAAGCTCAGCGACGACGAAACTCCACCACATCGCGCTTGATAGTAATGTCATAGTTGCCAAAAAAATCGTGACCTAATAGGCCAATGTCTAAGGCTCCGTTAGCAACCGCTACGCGCACATTGCGGGCTACTGCTCCATTGACTTCGATCGAGTTCACTATAGCTAGATGTAGTGGAACGGACTGTTCACTGGCTGTATTGACAAAAACACGCCCAACTGGACGCAGTTGCATCACCGCTGCCATCTGAGGCGTAATCAATGTGCCACTGGCACCTGTATCGACAATCATCTCGAAGGTGTGGCGACCGTTGAAGGTAACGTCGATAATTGGCAGGCGGCCATCACGGCGCTTAATCACAGCTCGATACACGCCGGAGCTATTGGTAGACGAGCTTGGGGATGAGGCTGAGCTAGTCGGAGTCCTGCCAGGGTTACCACAGAGACG of the Cyanobacteriota bacterium genome contains:
- a CDS encoding inositol monophosphatase family protein, giving the protein MDRAAFWQTVLELAQVTTDRVGTRLLADFGQAIADEKADGSLVTQSDRWADEELRQAIKRVFPDHGVLSEEVEHRFPEADWCWVIDPLDGTTNFARGLPLWGISLGLLYRGTPVFGYVHLPPLAESFHGWWTGNSGLEMPQGAYRTKQETTHPIRASQAAPGANQFFNLCARSISVLQQPVPCKVRMLGVATYNLLTIAAGSVLAGVEATPKIWDIAAVWAIVQAAGAVWVPLQSGTIFPLQPGQDYSDRSYPTLVVSHHTLVPVFLPLVQTISCADC
- a CDS encoding retroviral-like aspartic protease family protein; its protein translation is GWVAALGVMIMVPLVSASRSTAQPECYMQNSSGVMIDLGRLCGNPGRTPTSSASSPSSSTNSSGVYRAVIKRRDGRLPIIDVTFNGRHTFEMIVDTGASGTLITPQMAAVMQLRPVGRVFVNTASEQSVPLHLAIVNSIEVNGAVARNVRVAVANGALDIGLLGHDFFGNYDITIKRDVVEFRRR